One segment of Rhipicephalus sanguineus isolate Rsan-2018 chromosome 6, BIME_Rsan_1.4, whole genome shotgun sequence DNA contains the following:
- the LOC119395901 gene encoding uncharacterized protein LOC119395901 — MQKAFRGPFQTSPLLTLEDCLLLGQLVAGDQCPNLQYFMLMSQQDPTLLLAPQGPLHPEEVAMEDGSSFAELVSAPLVPLPLQSLAAEEREEMQEEFLNELRCIASVRTSSPSSDKLLAAAISQLRKIKTSSRADALLLAIKLAYAVDRRLGRQIKVQPTSLARRRPGLPRGSARMPAGHPQKAAGQQTAICCHKLSKNMQGNVPAAKSH, encoded by the exons ATGCAGAAAGCCTTTAGGGGGCCCTTTCAAACCAGTCCACTGCTCACACTGGAAGACTGCCTGTTGCTTGGTCAGCTGGTGGCAGGTGACCAATGCCCGAACCTTCAATACTTCATGCTGATGAGCCAGCAAGACCCTACTTTATTGTTAGCCCCACAAGGACCCTTACATCCTGAGGAAGTGGCCATGGAGGATGGTTCGAGCTTTGCTGAACTAGTGTCTGCGCCACTAGTGCCTCTTCCTCTCCAAAGCCTGGCAGCTGAG gaACGAGAAGAGATGCAAGAAGAATTCCTAAATGAGCTGCGGTGCATCGCATCTGTTAGAACCAGCAGCCCATCCAGTGACAAGTTGCTAGCTGCAGCAATATCACAGCTCAGGAAAATCAAGACTAGCAGTAGGGCTGATGCACTACTGCTGGCAATAAAGCTTGCATATGCTGTGGACAGGAGGCTTGGCAGACAAATAAAAGTTCAGCCAACAAGTTTGGCAAGGCGCAGGCCGGGCTTGCCCCGGGGCTCAGCACGAATGCCCGCCGGGCATCCACAGAAAGCGGCAGGGCAACAGACAGCGATATGCTGCCACAAACTAAGCAAAAATATGCAGGGTAACGTACCTGCAGCAAAGTCACATTAG